From Aminivibrio sp., the proteins below share one genomic window:
- the tatC gene encoding twin-arginine translocase subunit TatC, with protein sequence MESPDRKNSESYTDHLEVLRGKIISVLAFFCISAVLLFSFASSMAAFLLAPLEGLGVSLYYFRPYEKLLTYMRLAFWGGMVLTAPLALVQGWLFIRPALRRSEAKYLLVGGGIVPVLFAAGSAFAYRVIAPLALRFFLAFGEGDNILPLWGFGEYASFLFSLLLASGLVFQAPLLLLALLLSGAVSLRTVSRLRPWIILFIGLAAALLTPPDVVSQVLLGVPLYLLFELTLAVGRIFIARRDDSG encoded by the coding sequence ATGGAGAGCCCGGACAGGAAAAATAGCGAAAGCTATACCGATCACCTGGAGGTACTCCGGGGCAAGATCATTTCGGTCCTGGCGTTTTTCTGCATCTCCGCCGTCCTGCTTTTCTCCTTCGCCTCCTCCATGGCGGCATTCCTGCTCGCCCCGCTGGAGGGGCTTGGAGTGTCGCTCTATTATTTCCGGCCCTATGAAAAACTGCTCACCTACATGCGGCTGGCCTTCTGGGGCGGAATGGTGCTCACCGCCCCCCTCGCCCTGGTCCAGGGCTGGCTTTTCATCCGGCCCGCCCTGCGGCGGAGCGAGGCGAAATACCTGCTGGTCGGCGGAGGGATAGTGCCTGTGCTGTTCGCCGCCGGGTCGGCCTTCGCCTACCGGGTCATCGCTCCCCTGGCACTCCGGTTTTTCCTTGCCTTCGGAGAGGGGGACAATATTCTTCCCCTCTGGGGATTCGGGGAATACGCTTCCTTTCTGTTTTCCCTGCTGCTGGCGTCGGGACTGGTGTTCCAGGCCCCCCTGCTGCTTCTTGCCCTTCTGCTTTCGGGAGCCGTCTCCCTTCGGACCGTTTCCCGCCTCAGGCCGTGGATCATCCTCTTCATCGGCCTTGCGGCCGCCCTGCTGACTCCGCCTGATGTGGTGTCCCAGGTTCTGCTCGGAGTACCCCTCTACCTGCTGTTCGAGCTGACCCTCGCCGTGGGCAGGATTTTCATTGCCCGTCGGGATGACTCCGGGTGA
- the tatA gene encoding twin-arginine translocase TatA/TatE family subunit, with the protein MNLGMGEILLLLALALVLFGAKRLPEVGRAVGSAVKEFKRGLETGESPEKKENGEDGEPGQEK; encoded by the coding sequence ATGAACCTCGGAATGGGAGAAATACTGCTGCTGCTTGCCCTGGCGCTGGTGCTCTTCGGGGCGAAACGGCTGCCCGAAGTGGGGCGGGCCGTGGGAAGCGCAGTGAAGGAGTTCAAGAGAGGGCTTGAGACCGGCGAATCTCCGGAGAAGAAGGAGAATGGAGAGGATGGAGAGCCCGGACAGGAAAAATAG
- a CDS encoding 4Fe-4S binding protein, which yields MLFLAHFLFRPSESALPLLPSLQVVPSILRWWGGAAVLALGALLAGRVYCSVLCPLGTFQEAVWRAGGRRLSGYAPGSRARYWTLALVLAAGAAGVSAVPALLDPYAAFGRGVTQLLRPPMAGGIDSLAGFLESRGLYGIISRAGRIPFVPGLFWGTAAFFLVLTLWSLRKGRPFCDALCPVGTFLGLFSRSSLLSVRFSGENCTGCGLCGTVCPQRCISVKERKVDADRCVLCLRCVDACPGGELALSFAPPGESLSRRGLLRTAAGFTAALGLTLWSAKKDGTVPAGASSWDEKLPLSPPGSKSRGNFTKKCVACTACVTVCPAGILRPSLGEWGPEGLFQPVLDYGRGYCQYGCTACGDACPTGAIESLEPGEKQLVSIGKARFLRRNCIVRKYGTACGACSEHCPTQAMRMVPFRGNLTIPELDPSICLGCGACEYACPAEPKAVTVSGLTVHGKIRPLSGGGEGPTVAPLEEFPF from the coding sequence GGAGGGTCTACTGTTCCGTTCTCTGCCCCCTGGGAACCTTCCAGGAGGCGGTGTGGCGGGCCGGCGGGCGGCGCCTTTCTGGATACGCTCCGGGATCCCGGGCGCGGTACTGGACCCTGGCTCTCGTACTGGCGGCCGGCGCTGCCGGTGTGTCGGCCGTTCCCGCTCTCCTGGATCCCTACGCCGCCTTCGGCAGGGGGGTTACCCAGCTTCTCCGGCCCCCTATGGCCGGCGGGATTGACAGCCTCGCCGGTTTTCTCGAGAGCCGCGGTCTGTACGGGATTATCTCCAGGGCGGGGCGCATTCCCTTCGTGCCCGGGCTTTTCTGGGGCACCGCCGCTTTCTTCCTGGTCCTGACCCTGTGGTCTCTCCGGAAAGGGCGCCCCTTCTGCGATGCCCTCTGTCCTGTGGGGACCTTTCTTGGGCTCTTTTCCCGGTCGTCCCTTCTCTCCGTCCGGTTTTCCGGGGAAAACTGCACCGGCTGCGGCCTGTGCGGCACCGTCTGCCCCCAGAGGTGCATCTCCGTGAAGGAGCGGAAGGTAGATGCCGACCGGTGCGTTCTCTGTCTCCGGTGCGTGGACGCCTGCCCTGGAGGGGAACTCGCCCTTTCCTTCGCCCCTCCGGGAGAAAGTCTCTCCCGGAGAGGGCTGCTCAGGACGGCGGCGGGTTTCACCGCCGCTCTCGGGCTGACTTTATGGAGCGCGAAGAAGGACGGCACCGTTCCGGCGGGAGCGTCCTCCTGGGATGAAAAACTCCCCCTCTCCCCTCCGGGGTCGAAGAGCCGAGGGAACTTCACGAAAAAATGCGTGGCCTGCACGGCCTGCGTGACTGTCTGCCCGGCGGGGATTCTCCGCCCGTCGCTGGGGGAATGGGGGCCGGAAGGGCTTTTCCAGCCCGTCCTTGACTACGGGAGGGGATACTGCCAGTATGGATGCACCGCCTGCGGCGACGCCTGCCCCACGGGGGCCATAGAGTCTCTGGAACCGGGGGAAAAACAGCTCGTTTCCATAGGAAAGGCCCGCTTCCTTCGCCGGAACTGCATCGTCCGGAAGTACGGGACGGCCTGCGGTGCCTGCTCCGAGCACTGCCCCACCCAGGCGATGCGCATGGTTCCTTTCCGTGGAAACCTGACCATCCCCGAGCTGGACCCTTCCATCTGTCTCGGGTGCGGAGCCTGCGAATATGCCTGCCCGGCGGAGCCGAAGGCTGTCACCGTGTCGGGGCTCACGGTGCACGGGAAGATCCGCCCGCTATCGGGCGGGGGCGAGGGGCCCACTGTGGCCCCCCTGGAAGAATTTCCATTTTGA